From a region of the Pseudomonadota bacterium genome:
- a CDS encoding efflux RND transporter periplasmic adaptor subunit translates to MDGSMRCVLILILLLPVRVGAAEPIPVSVQTLKELAIHPQVEAPATVVSLNHSQVGAKITATIDELAVQVGDKVRKGDLLVRLDCTDYRIRQRQTDAALAGSKAQLRLAEYRLQRARALAKSSNVSEELLVQREVELTALKAEIRARDAALAGASEDVARCELRAPFDGVVVKRMGQTGELAAPGKGLVELQDVDSIEVSAQVPGAQAVHLAGSPDIQFRDDGDHYPLRLRAVIAVRDPRARTQEVRLQFSGTRALPGTAGRVLWRDDQPYVAADLVVRRNGLLGLFLAEGEVARFHPLPAAQEGRPARVDLPPDTPVIVAGRVNVVDGSTIRRQ, encoded by the coding sequence ATGGATGGATCCATGCGTTGTGTTCTTATCCTGATACTCCTGCTGCCCGTACGGGTTGGGGCGGCGGAGCCCATTCCGGTTTCCGTTCAGACTCTCAAGGAGCTCGCGATCCACCCGCAGGTCGAGGCACCGGCAACCGTCGTCAGCCTCAATCACAGCCAGGTGGGCGCGAAGATCACGGCCACGATCGACGAACTCGCCGTGCAGGTCGGCGATAAGGTGCGCAAGGGCGATCTGCTGGTTCGGCTGGATTGCACCGACTACCGCATCCGCCAGCGCCAGACCGATGCGGCGCTGGCGGGCTCCAAAGCTCAGCTACGGCTGGCGGAATACCGGCTGCAACGGGCACGGGCGCTGGCCAAAAGCAGCAATGTCTCCGAGGAGTTGCTGGTCCAGCGCGAGGTGGAGTTGACCGCCCTGAAGGCGGAGATCCGCGCGCGCGACGCCGCGCTGGCCGGCGCGAGCGAAGATGTGGCGCGCTGCGAACTGCGCGCCCCCTTCGACGGCGTGGTGGTCAAGCGCATGGGGCAGACCGGTGAACTCGCCGCGCCGGGCAAGGGGCTGGTGGAGCTGCAGGATGTGGACAGCATCGAGGTGTCGGCGCAGGTACCGGGAGCGCAGGCGGTGCACCTGGCGGGTTCGCCCGACATTCAGTTCCGGGATGACGGCGACCACTACCCGCTGCGGCTGCGCGCCGTGATTGCGGTACGCGATCCACGCGCACGAACCCAGGAGGTGCGCTTGCAGTTCAGCGGCACGCGTGCCCTCCCGGGCACCGCAGGGCGTGTTTTGTGGCGCGACGATCAGCCCTATGTGGCCGCCGATCTGGTGGTGCGGCGCAACGGTCTCCTGGGTCTGTTCCTGGCCGAAGGCGAGGTGGCACGCTTTCACCCCCTGCCCGCCGCCCAGGAAGGGCGACCCGCCCGCGTCGATCTGCCGCCCGATACGCCGGTGATCGTCGCCGGGCGTGTCAATGTGGTTGACGGGTCCACCATCCGTCGCCAATAG